TGTGTTCATCTTGCATTTGATGATAAAATTGTTGAGCATGACAGATATTTTGTCACGTgctttgcaaaggaaagatcAAGACATAGTTGAAGCAATATATTTGATAATGGATGTGAAAGATGGCTTGCAGGATATGAGGGAAAATGGATGGGAACCATTACTCAAAAAAGTGAAAACTTTCTGTGAGAGGAATTAGATTGAAGTGCCAGATATGGATGAGAAAATAAATGTTAGAGGGACATCTAGACGTAGAAAGCAAAAGGTAACAAACATGCATTACTATCATGTCGAGATTTTTCTTGTCGCCATTGATGCCATCTTGACTGAGCTGAATCATCGGTTTAATGAAACTAGTTCAGAGTTATTAGTATGTATGGCTTGTTTTAACCCACGGAAGTCCTTCTCTAATTTCGATGTGGATAAACTTGTGAGACCTGCTGAAATTTATGCTGAGTATTTTGATATTGGTGACCTTACTGTTTTGCCAAATGAACTTAAATCCTTCGTCAACCGTGCTAGAAGAACTCCAGAATTCCTTGGATGTACTGAACTTGGAAAAGTTGCTGAAATTATGGTCAAGACTAATATGAACACATCTTATCAGTCGGTTTATCGTCCCATTGAGCTAACCTTGATACTACCGGTGGCAACAGCTTCAGTTGAGAGGATATTTTCAGCCATGACCattataaagacagatttgcgtAGTAAAATAGGTGATGAATGGCTCAATGACTTGATGATATGCTATAACAAGAAGGAGATATTTAGAAAGATTTGTAATGAAAAGATCAAAAAGAGGTTTCAAGAGATGAAAAAACGTCGTATGTTATTGCCTAAAAAATTAATGGTAAACTTTGTTCTATTCTAAATTCATAATTTGGATGTCTATATATGTTTGACTAATTAATTATGTCTATTTTTGCAGATTGCTTCTTCGGATGAATAATGGGTGCCATCGTCACTGGCGGCGTCTATTAGTTTCGTAATTTGCCTTTTTGGTATGGATAAACCGCATCATTTAATTTTCATGATGCATTTTTTGATTTTTATTGTCCATCGATGTTTTAATATAAGACTACTTCAAACTATTATATTTGTTTTAATATAAGACTACTTCAAACTATTATATTTGTCTTTCGTGAGGTGTCGTAGTGGTGCCATGTCGTTgtggcatttttttttctcggcCCCTCCTAAATTTTTTTCTGACTTCGCCACTGCCGTGAAGGTGGCCGTCTCCTTGGGGAGCTCGTACGCGGCGTTGCCGGCGAGGTCGAGCAGGCTGAACTTGTAATCCGCCCGCACGCGCTCCGTCTTTATGTGGCCGGCGCCCTCGAGGCGGAGGTAGACGGCGATGGCGTCGGAGTCGTCGTCCTTGGAGCCGTCGGTGCCGTTCGGGTAGTAGTCGACGCGCCAGCACCGGCCGCCGACGATGAACGGCTCCGAGGTGATGCGCTCGCCGCCGGAGATGAGCTCGGTGGTCACCGAGTAGCTGTCGATGCGGAACACCTGGAACCCCTGCGCCTTCCTAGCGACCACGGCCGAGGCGGCGCGCGACGGCTTGCCGGCGCCCGACAGCGGTATCGACGACGACATGGCTGGCGGCGTTTGGTGGCTGGGACGGAATCAAAATCAAATCTAATCTAGGTTGTTCTTGCGATCCTGCTCGCGGTGGTTTGATTTCTGGATGCATTGTTCAATCTGGATGCGTCGTGTATATAAGGATCAGTTTAGGTCGGTTGCATTGCATTGCCATGTGTCAATAGTTGAATGTCGGTTATAGTGCTGAATTCCAGTGGCCTAGGTTAGAGATTTATTTGGGCATCGGGAGATAACAGCAAAGCGAGGGCTGGCGCCGGCCCAGCCCAATCAGCCTTTATTTCCTCCTGGGCCTAAAGTGAAAGTTCAAACCGTCTCCGCCAAATTTGACTTCCTCCAATAAACACCAGGTCAACGTTTGCAAGTGCCAAGGAATCCCGGCATTTGGATCGGCAAAGAGGGTGCTTGACTACTTGTTGCTCACGGTGGTGGTAGCAGCTTTCTTGAATGAGGGACCAAGTTAGCTAGCCAGAAGAAGACCGGCAGCAGCTTACTCGCTCGATCAAAGGCTTCactttatatatatacatgtgcaTCAATCCACACATAATCATATTCGCATGTAATGTATGTATGCCAAGTTTGAGAAGCATATATACGTCTGAAGCATACATCTGACTTGCACAAGTTTCGGGAGTCGATCATGGTGTTGTTCAAGTACGGGTTcatcttcctcgccggcgcgggGCTCGGCGCTGCCATGGCGCACCGCGGCTGCTGcaacgaccgccgccgccgtcacggcCCCTGCTGGCgccgggatggcggcggcggcggcgatggtctAGGACGCCGCCATGATCGCGAGGAGGTGGACCCTGCGGCGGCGAGCCACGAGAAcgagaggaggaggggcggctaCTACTTTCGcactggcgacggcggcggcggcggcgcggacatgGTGGGCGCGGAGGAAGACGAGTACCGCGCCGTGAAGAAGAACAGCAACAGGCCAGCAGCTGCCGATTCTGCTGCTGATGCCACTTCTGGTTACTAGTACTATTGCGCTTGCGCAGCATGATGTCCAATAATTACACTGCTGGAATGTAAGGTTGTAATAATACTGTTGTGTGCAGTATATGGGTATATATTATTGTACTACTACATACATAATATTTGTCGTGTGTGAGAAGAATTAAATTAATCTTGTGGGAGATTAGCCATTGTATTTTTCAGTTGTGTGActcatcaaaaagaaaaaaaaatggtttTTTTTTACGGTCAAGTCAGTCAACTGGTCGGCCTGGCCGGGTCTGGTCGATCAGGCTGgcggttttcttttcttttctttttttgtgtgcAGATGAGAAGCTGGCGCCTTTAATTTGATCAGACGTGGCACGTGCGCGTTGAACGGCGGCACCCGTGCAGGTCCGGACCAAGGAAAAAAATTTCGAATGGTAAATCCGGTTTACCGAAAAATTTACTGTTACCGGTAGTGTCCGAGAAACGGATTTCGGTGATATTTCGCATTTACCggtttcaaatttgaaaatttcaaaaaaatttatataaaatagggTAAAAATCTGATAAAAAACTAGACATTTTTATGAGCATTTTGGACTAACATTTTTTGAAATCTAACCTCATATGTTGTGTAAAAAAAAATAGACCCATACGACGGTGAAGATGCTACCTCTGTCAGTTCCACCTACAGCTACCCGTCGGCACCCACCTTTGTGTGGCCACCACAACCACATCCGATGGCTGTCCCTCCGCGTCCTCTATATGGATATCCTCATATGTACTATCAAGGATACCTCCCATATGGATTTCCTCACATGTACTATCAGGAATATCCCCCAGAGCAAGATCACAGAGATGACGAATGAGTACCCATGTATGTAGGTAACACATCTTATTTTCTCACTTGCATTCATTTCGTTTGCATCTTCTCAtccattttatttatttcattctATAGGATTCGACGTTACAATGTGAGTCATCAACAATTTCCGGTCGGTCGTAAGGTTTTCCTGTTGGAAAACACCGAAATAAAAATTTTAGAGTATATTTTGTGTTAACTATTTGAGACTTGTATTATTTGAACCTATAAATTGTGTTAACAAGTTGAACCTATATTTTATTGCATTTGGATTGTGGTTTGTATTGATATACATATGTTTTACGTCAAATCTATTAATATTTGCTTTGTAAGAAAATCATTATGCATATTGAGCTATTATATATAAGAATTAGATATAATTCTCTAAAAATATTCCACTTCTCTTAACACAATTTGTTATTTTCTATCGTGGTTAACATTTTTCGGTCCATACGCAGCGAATTCCACCGAAATTACAACGGAATTCGGTCGAAAAATCCGAAATCCGatgatttcaaatttgaattggtTTACCGATCGGTAAATCCGGTAAACCGGCGGTTTTCGGTAACTTACCGTTACCGGTGAGGACCGGTAAATCACTTACCGCCGGTAAGTTTTTCCCTGGTCCGGACACGGATCACCGATCGAGTACCAGCCTACCAGGAGCATCCAGGACCTTTCGATCGGCTGGTAGTGCATGCATGGTGCAGGCGGCGCGGGTTGCGGGCTACCCGCCTCGTGTCCGCAACTGCCGCAAATGCCTATGTGGCCTCAAGCGGTGGCCCTCACGTCCCCGCCAGTTTCTGCGGGCTTTGCGGCAACCCGCATAGCCGCATGCTATCCGCGCTGGTTTGCTTGCTATTAGAAGTGGCGGAAGTACCACAGTAGAATGTACAAGCAGGCTCATGGTGCCGCGAGTAGCACGGCGACGCCgtgccggccgccatggccgcgggcGAACGCGACATTGACGAGCGATAGCTCGGCCAGCTCGCGGAATGCCGCCATGGTGGGGAGCTGGAGCGTTGCCTGTCCCAAGCTAAGCCTGATCGCCGCGGCTTTCGCGCAGTTCAGCAGGTCGCCAAGGAGCTGCGGCCCCGCCGCCTGCGCACCGGAGCCACGTGTCGGCGAGGGCCCCGCCCCAGCCAGCGGGCGGTGCTGATCTCCACCATGTCGATGCGGGCGCCACCGCCGGTCAGTGGCGGAGCACCCGGTAGGGCAAGGTATGGCTGTTGCCATACCTCAGATTTTGTTAGAGCCACACACGCTCAACTTTGAGCTGAATTATTTAGGGAAGATTTTATCTCTTTATACATTAGGACAAGTGTTATACTGAACTTTTTCTTTTATCAGTCCAGCAACGCCATACCTTAATTTTGTTTCGTCCTCCGCTACTGCCGCTGGTGCCGCCGGGTGAGGATCGCACCGACGATGGCGTTGAACCGCCTGCCGTTCCGCAGCGCAACGTCCTCCCTCGATGCGAAGCGGAGCGCTGGGACGCGCTTCCAGGGGTGGCGCCAGTGCCTGGAGAGTGCCAACGTGTGGACCGGGTCGAGGCAGTCGCTCCTGAAAGGATCGTGGTCAAAAAAAGAGTTTGAATTGggcttttttaaatttttaccgGTTCTTAACCTACCTCTAGTGTTGCCCAAGCCTATAGTTCAAAGACATAATATCTAGAGCACACTAGTAAGAAGATTCTAGGTAGATAAGCATACTAACAAAGCCATTTTCTAGGATGATCAAACTATCATGCAAAGGCTAGCCCAAATTGAAGCAAACTATCAAGAGCAAATCCTAGTCtcaaacaaacaagcaaagaGCAAGAACTGAAAATACTTAAAGAAATTGCTTGAATGTAAAAGAGAATGGAAAAGAGACAACCCGATTTTTTCCCGTTGTATCGAGTAGT
The Panicum virgatum strain AP13 chromosome 6N, P.virgatum_v5, whole genome shotgun sequence genome window above contains:
- the LOC120677851 gene encoding BTB/POZ and MATH domain-containing protein 1-like, coding for MSSSIPLSGAGKPSRAASAVVARKAQGFQVFRIDSYSVTTELISGGERITSEPFIVGGRCWRVDYYPNGTDGSKDDDSDAIAVYLRLEGAGHIKTERVRADYKFSLLDLAGNAAYELPKETATFTAVAKSEKNLGGAEKKKCHNDMAPLRHLTKDKYNSLK